The window AAAATGCATCACGCTAAAGACACATCATCCATGTGCAGATATTGATTTGAAACTAAATAAACATTCAGGGACACACTTAACCTTTGCTCTTTGTACTTACACCATGGGCACGTTACAAAACAATGGAGAGAACAGAGGTTTAGAGCTTTTTTTCCTGACAGATTTTGGTAATCTGTTAAACAAGAACCCAGAGGGTACACATTCAAATCAGCTAATTTCACAACATCTAAAATCGTGAACCAattccttcattcattcactccttggctgcaactaactactgttacctctgccaaggaggttatgttttcggctCAGTTTGTATGTCACCAAATTATTCAGCgtactatatatagtatatgacaaagaaaagcatggTGTCCTCATCAACATGTATCCATTTCCAAATGCAATAAGGGACAAAAGTTCTGAGGTCAAGCAATACATACCTGCCCTCATTGACCATCTTCGCGTCTCCAGTGCAGGTGAAGTCTTCAATATAATCCCCTGATGAGCAGTTGACGAGTTTCCAATCAGGTTTGCACACATCCAGGAAATGCGGCCTGAGCCGGCCGATGGAGTACTTGGCTATGTCGGTCAGAGACTGGCTCATCGCAGCACCAAACAAGAAGGTACCGATGGCTTTGTAAACACAGGAAATGTAGCTGCCGAAAGGGGACTTGGATTTGATGCGCTTTAGATAAACTGAAAGGCACTCGCCAAAGATAATCTGTAAGGAGGGAAGGGAAGAAGGAAATGATACAGGGTTAGGGTTGTACAGATATCAGAAAAAtccaaaagaaaattaaaaatgcaACTGAAATGTGTGAAATCAACATCAGAGCCTGCAATATTCCCTAATCTCATCATCactgtaatataataataataataatactgtaaataatggGTTTTGTGCTGATTACACGAATTGTGTGTTGTAGtgttaaaaggaatagtttgacctTTTGGGATATACACATTCTTGCTGTTTTGCCGAGAGTTTGACGAGAAGATCGATACTGTTCTCATGTCTGTACCCTAAAGGACTACTAGAAAACGTTAAACTATCTTTAAAGTTTAGAGTACACCGTCTGTAACAATATAGAGGTATGCTTATCCGACAAACAGATAATAGTACATAATGTTGGAAATATCATGGTCACGGGATGATGTccacttaaaataataaacattttgtttggtCTTAGggtttaaattaaattttttttttagtagtaAAACATTTGAGCTTGTACATGTGTGCTCGTACTGTATGTAACACGTCAGAAGACTGACTCATGAATTCCTGTTGGTTCAAgtgcatgtgaatgtgtttgtttcacAATGCTTCCAACAAAACAGCTCCACTGGGCTGACACTGGTCTAACAAGTAGAGaacaaacaagaacaaaacCAGAAAAGCTGTATTGTATCTGTAgctttaaaatacttctaaaaGAGAACCAACAACTCATGGTCACTAATTAGAGGTGTCTGTTTACCTTATCTTACTAATTATGTTAGAATTAAATGGAGGTAGGCTTGTTTTAATTCTTTTTGAAGATTAAACCGGAAGTGTGGAAagtttttgtaaaacaaaaaaaaaaagtctttagtAAAAGGATATTTTCACTGTTCATATACTGAACTGAGTCTCTCTTGTAGCCTCTTTAAGTgctgtcacatttttcaattcCGTTCAGCATCAACTGACCGAGGTTACCACGGTGCTGAGTTTCAcatctgtcatatttgctgtcttTCTGCACGGCTTGTgcgtttcaaaataaaggtccgCCTCAGGTCACCTTTCCGTTTCATCTCCAAATGTTACAAAGTGTGGAACACATTTTCTACAACATGCAGTTAGCAAATTAACGTAGGGTTAATGGTAGTGGTGACTAAAGcaagcaattaaaaacacatacattattacactgaacaaaattataattatataattatgggCTGGTGTGGTTACACGTGGTCTGCAGTTGTGAGGCCGGTTGGATATACTGCCAAATTCTCTGAAACGCCTTTGGAGACGGCTTATGGTAGAGAAATGAACATTCAATTCACGGGCAACAGCTCTGGTGGACATTCCTGCAGTCAGCATGCCAATTGCATGCTCCCTCAAAACATGCGACATCTGTGGCATTGTGCTGTGtgataaaactgcacattttagagtggccttttattgtggccagcctaaggcacacctgtgcaataatcatgctgtctaatcagcatcttcatattccacacctgtgaggtggatggattttctcggcaaaggagaaATGCTCAcgaacacagatttagacagatttgtgaacaatatttgagagaaataggccttttgtgtacatagatcattcgatctttgagttcagctcatgaaaaatgggggcaaaaacaaaagtattgcgtttataattttgtacAGTGTACATAATGTATTTGGCAGCAACCACGaatgaagagaaaagacaaacattAAGAGTGTCAAAGTGGATAAGGGTAAGCAGTACATAAAAGACATAATTTAAGATGGACAAACAGAATCCTtagcagaaaacaaaacaggtGCACTTACAGTGAATATTGTGAAGGGAATCATAACACCTCCTAACAACTCATAGGAAATGGTGTCTTCTTTAAGGGGGTACTTAATTGAATCATCATTACAGAAAAAGCCCCGGCGGAAAGGCGTGTGTTTCACATTGAGTATTAGAGATGGCAGTCCAGCTAGCAGGAAGGCAacgagagagaaaaacaaggaaaaaaatACAGGTTACAAGAACATGTCACTGGGCCTTGGACCCCTACCCATGATGCAACACTGACAGCAGCCATGTGAGACGGTCACAAGAAAACGTATCCTCTGAAGGCGGCGGCGTCCTCGCCACCTTTCAGCAACATCAGTGTGCAAATATTAGTGGTTAAAGTGTTCGCACGGCAACAAGACAGTTTAACGCTGATAAGGAATGGATGTTAAAAGAAAAGCCAAACATAAGAGCACAAAAGTTACATTTCTGAGAAGGAAGTGGTCTCACAGACGCTCATACGTGACTGAAAACAATCGTATGTTACAAACTTCTTCATTCACTTCATCTCTGACAAAGTGATGCTTAATGTTTCTTTGTTATCGCTCTTTTCTTCAGCAAACCAACACCTAACTCTTCCTAAAACAGATTCTCCCACACCTTTCTCTGGCAGACAGTGAAACAATTGGACAAAACGTATTAAAGATCGTGGTTGTGGTTTTTTCATGGTACATAAAAGACAGAATAGATAATTCACCGATACCTCAAAGCAGTAGCAGAAGGCAGAAACACACTAGCAGCACTTTCTGCGTCTTTCTCCAAAAACAATCCCTCTCTTCCAGAAGAGCATTCCAGCTATTTTAAGAAACACAGGGACACAGCACGCAGCCCGCATGGCTGTTGCACTAGTTCACAACAGCGACAGAAAGTTCACCCAATagattaacattaaaaactCAATGACTAAATTAAAAGCAAAACCAAAATGCCTGGCCTTACTTCATTCATTtttgcattatatatatatatatatatatatatatatatatatatatatatttttaaatattaataggACACTGCTTATTCACTATAGCCATGTCTAAATGAATCTGTGCTTTAGGTCTTTTGTATGAGACTAagtttgtgtgtttggcttgTTCTAATGTTTATGGGGTTGGAttgtttcattaaaaaatatattacatttatCTATAGGATGATTAAAATCACCTTAAATggtctaaacatttttttttagcattaagctttacAAATCCTGCTGTAGTAGCCGAGATGTTGGTAAAAGAAATAACCTctaagacagtttttttttttgtggatgcaacattatttaacatttactcaggctgattttattttgtactaaTTGTTTTAAGTGGACATCCTCCTTTGCCTTTAGCTTTTGATAAACAACTTGAAGAGCTGATGTTTGGGAACACCTCCAATGATGTCACAAGCCAAACGCTGACATAAGAAACAGTACCAGAACTGAATAAAACATGCTGGTCATATCTGGTTTCAATACCAGGTAGCTGTGCTACTGAGTATTTGTCTGCATTATCAAAGAGTAAGCTAGCCATTCTGAATACATCCTACATTAGGCTCTGGAAATGTGTTGTTTCTTTTAATGTACTAGTCTATCAGTCCCAACAGAcctttctcacagcagacatgttgacttgccATCGCAAAGTAtagttgataataataatattaatactaATAGTAACTGCTGCTTTCCATGTAGGTGTGCCAGTAAACCAGCGTGCATCACACCAGAACCAAGACCCTGGCACACCTGGAATGCATTCATGTTATTGCTTACACCTGCGgttgacaagtcaacatgtttGCCATGGGAGGGGTCATTGAGTAAGTCCTACTTACGCAGCTAATGGGCAGGGTGAAGCCTACAGTGTAGAGCACTGTGGAGGAGATTGTGCCATGATGGAACGGGTACTTGATGCTTTCGTCGTTACAGAAAAAGCCCCTCTGGTAGGGGCGGATCTTACCCAGGTTAAAGGCTGCCAGAGGCAGACCACCTATAGACGGAGAGATCAGGAGGAGTTACCACTGGAAgaggtaaagaaaaatgcatggCAGGGAGAGTGAATATGCCCAGACAAAGTGTTGAGGTCTTTAAATTTGTCAGATAGAAATGAATTTCTAAAGTTCTAATGGTGCTCTTTAGTGTCATAACAAACTGCAGAAGTGCATAATGTGCCAAATCAAATATGTGGGACAGAAATGAGAGACCCCAACCTTTCTAGCAGTTcatttaaaggataaggctgtcTTTATTCTATGTTTTCCTATTGTCatcaaatgtaataaaaagaccaaaaccatcaATGTGTTAGTCTGTCTCTCAATACGCTACAACATTTAGTC is drawn from Sander vitreus isolate 19-12246 chromosome 16, sanVit1, whole genome shotgun sequence and contains these coding sequences:
- the plpp1a gene encoding phospholipid phosphatase 1 isoform X2, with protein sequence MFEMRGIPFVLLDIACLVIGGLPLAAFNLGKIRPYQRGFFCNDESIKYPFHHGTISSTVLYTVGFTLPISCIIFGECLSVYLKRIKSKSPFGSYISCVYKAIGTFLFGAAMSQSLTDIAKYSIGRLRPHFLDVCKPDWKLVNCSSGDYIEDFTCTGDAKMVNEGRLSFYSGHSSFSMYCMLFLALYLQARLQAEWARLLRPTLQFFLIAASVYTGLSRVSDYKHHWSDVLTGLLQGALMAILVVFCVSDFFKPRVDAHQEVNIPHTTLQETPTNGNHCESPN